The Dehalococcoidia bacterium genome includes a window with the following:
- a CDS encoding flotillin family protein produces MGLDIGQQIAAWLTTLAIVGLVVLMLAIIIRMLRANYIKVPPHLVAVVSGRQHRIVTRNENGEEQTVTVGYRLVRGGATLVIPFLERKDELDLRVITIPNLAVQEAITREGVPLSIKAVANIKVGSEDTLLINAVERLIGKSQEEIRQMAYEALEGHLRSMLGTLSIEEINSDRAAFQQRMINESQSDLARLGLKIDILTVKELSDSQGYLAALGLKRTAEVKRDAEIGAADAQKEATIQATTAEKEGAVKEQENIALIKEAEKEKDVRVARYRAETNAESARAEQAGPLATAEARKAVVEKEQEVELVRTLKATEVAEAAAARREQELVAEVIRPAEAQRRSAEVAAEGRARAIEIEAEAQRKALAAEGEGRAAAKRAELLAEADGIRAKLLAEAEGTLKKAEAYKALNEAGRLLQILEAAQTLVPAAIKEFSGVMAAATAPLAEADKIIVMDSGSSNGHGSALDRYVGIGPQALFALVERCKAMGIDISPLLAKAGVSDLNAVEDKGV; encoded by the coding sequence GTGGGTCTTGATATCGGACAGCAGATAGCCGCATGGTTGACGACGCTAGCCATCGTTGGACTTGTCGTGCTCATGCTCGCCATCATCATTCGGATGCTGCGGGCCAACTACATCAAAGTGCCACCACATCTTGTGGCCGTTGTCTCGGGGCGGCAGCACCGGATCGTGACACGCAATGAGAACGGGGAGGAGCAGACCGTAACGGTCGGCTACCGCCTCGTGCGCGGTGGGGCGACCCTCGTTATCCCGTTTCTCGAGCGTAAGGACGAGCTAGACCTACGGGTCATCACCATCCCGAATCTAGCCGTCCAAGAAGCTATCACACGGGAAGGCGTGCCGCTGTCGATCAAGGCCGTTGCCAACATCAAGGTGGGCAGCGAGGACACGCTGCTTATCAACGCCGTCGAACGGCTCATCGGTAAAAGCCAAGAAGAGATCCGGCAGATGGCATACGAGGCCCTGGAAGGCCACCTGCGCTCCATGCTGGGCACGCTGTCCATTGAGGAGATCAACAGCGATCGGGCGGCGTTCCAGCAGCGTATGATTAACGAGTCACAGAGCGACCTGGCCCGCCTGGGGCTCAAGATCGATATCCTTACGGTCAAGGAACTGTCCGACTCGCAAGGCTATTTGGCCGCGTTGGGGCTGAAGCGGACCGCGGAGGTCAAGCGGGACGCCGAAATCGGTGCCGCTGACGCGCAGAAGGAAGCGACTATCCAGGCCACGACCGCCGAAAAAGAAGGTGCCGTAAAGGAGCAGGAAAACATTGCGCTGATCAAAGAGGCGGAGAAAGAAAAGGACGTACGCGTCGCCCGTTACAGGGCAGAAACCAACGCCGAAAGCGCCCGGGCCGAGCAGGCTGGTCCGTTGGCAACGGCCGAAGCGCGGAAGGCGGTCGTGGAGAAGGAGCAAGAGGTCGAACTCGTCCGCACACTCAAGGCAACCGAAGTGGCAGAGGCTGCGGCTGCTCGTCGCGAGCAGGAACTCGTGGCAGAAGTAATCAGGCCGGCCGAAGCACAGCGTCGCTCGGCCGAGGTCGCGGCGGAAGGCCGGGCGCGGGCGATAGAAATCGAGGCCGAAGCACAGCGTAAAGCCCTGGCCGCGGAAGGCGAAGGGCGGGCCGCGGCAAAGCGGGCCGAGTTGCTGGCCGAAGCCGACGGCATCCGTGCCAAACTCCTCGCGGAAGCTGAGGGCACGCTCAAGAAGGCCGAAGCATACAAGGCCCTGAATGAAGCCGGCCGGCTCCTCCAGATCCTCGAGGCTGCCCAAACGCTGGTGCCGGCCGCGATCAAGGAATTCAGCGGGGTCATGGCCGCGGCGACGGCGCCGTTGGCTGAGGCGGATAAGATCATCGTCATGGATTCCGGCAGCAGCAACGGGCACGGTAGCGCCTTGGACCGGTACGTGGGTATTGGGCCCCAAGCCCTCTTCGCGCTCGTTGAACGGTGCAAGGCGATGGGTATCGACATCAGCCCGCTGTTGGCCAAGGCAGGGGTGTCCGATCTGAACGCTGTGGAGGATAAGGGGGTCTAG